In the genome of Nocardioides sp. NBC_00368, the window ATCGCCACCACGGTCGGCGCCGCGGCGGGGAACGTCGCACACTCTTTCCTCTACGGCGGGCTCGCCGACATCCGACCGATGCCGCGCACGCTGATCGACGACGGCACCCGGCGCGAGCTCTACCACTACCGTCCGGTGGCCGGTGAGATCCCCGAGGGCGACCCGGTGCTGCTGGTGACGCCGCTGGCCGCGCCCGCGATCTGCTACGACCTGCGGCGCGGCTGCTCGGTCGTCGAGCACCTGGTGGAGACGAACCGGCCGACCTACCTGGTCGAGTACGGCGAGGTGAACTTCGCCGACCGCAGCCTGGGCATCGAGCACTGGATCTCCCACGTCGTGCCCGAGGCGATCCGGTCGGTGTCCGAGCACGCCGGCGGGCGGCCGGTGCACGTGGTCGGCTGGTCCCTGGGCGGGATCTTCACCATGCTCGCCGCGGCCGACTCCCCCGACCTCCCGATCGCCTCGCTCGCAGTGCTCGGCTCGCCCTGCGACGTACGTCAGGTGCCGTTGATCGCGCCCCTGCGGCCGCTGCTCAACCTGCCTCCGGGCAACCTGGTCACCACCGCCTACCAGGCCTTCGGGGGCGCCCCGAAGCCGCTGGTCAGGTGGGCGTTCCAGCTCTCCTCGGTCGACAAGATGTTCACCAAGCCGGTGGCGAAGCTGTCCAACCTGGCCGACCGCGAGTTCCTCGCCCAGCTCGAGGCGGTCGACCGGTTCACCGACAACATCATCGCCTACCCGGGGCGTACGTTCGGGCAGCTCTACCACCACTTCTTCCGCACCAACGCGCTGTTCAGCGGGCAGATCGACCTCAGTGAGGATCACTCCGTCTATCTGCGCGACGTCAAGCAGCCCACCCTCGTCGTCGCGGGCGCCAACGACGGCATCGGTCCGGTCGCCTCCGTGCGGCCGCTGGTCGACCTGCTCACCGGGGCCGACGAGCTCCGCTTCGAGATCGTCCCCGGCGGCCATCTCGGTCTGCTCACCGGCCGCGCCGCCCGCGAGACCACCTGGCCGCTGCTGGATGAGTGGTTCGCTCAGCACGACTGAGCTGATCTGTCGGTGGTCGATGGCAGGCTGTGCGCATGTCGAACCCACCCGTCGAGGCGACCGACGAGCACTTCCGCAACGAGGACTGGTACGCCGCCGACCTCACCGGCGCGCGGTTCGTCGACTGCGTCTTCACCGACGTCGACCTGACCGAGGCGACGACATCGGCGGCGCTCTTCGAGAACTGCGTCTTCCACGGGGGCCGGTTCAACGCCTCGACCCACGCCGGCTCGGCGTTCGTCGGCTGTGAGTTCCGACGGACGAACTTCTTCGACGCGACCTTCGACGGCTGCAAGCTCAGTGGCACCGAGTTCTCCGGCTGCACGCTGCGGCCGCTGAAAGTGACCGGCGGCGTGTGGCGAGGGGTGTCGCTGCGCGGGGCCAACCTCGCCCGGCTCGATCTGTCCGGGCTCGACCTGCGCGACGCCGACCTGTCGCTGGCCGACCTCACCGATGCCGTGCTGCGAGACGCGCAGCTCGGCGGGGCCACGGTCCAGGAGACGACGCTGCACGGCGCCGATCTCCGCGGCGCCGATCTCGACCGCGTCGACCTCACCGCCGCATCGCTGCGCGGCACGAAGCTCGACCTCGCCGGCGCCGTGATGCTCGCCGAGCTGCACGGCGCGGAGGTCGACTCGGCCTGACCGCGAGCGCCGAGACCTCAGCGGTCGGCCGAGGCCTCGCGGACGGCCTTGGCCATCGAGATGCCGGCGGCGATGAGGCCGAGGCCGGTGACGAAGTCGTCGGTGTCGCGTACGTCGTCCTCGATGGCGCCCGCGGCGGCCGCCTGGAGGTGGGTCTGCTCATCCACGGCGTGGCCGTAGACGAAGTGGAGCAGGGTGCGGGCGGCGGTCGGAGCGAGGTCGCCGAGGCCACCGTCGGTCAGCGCCGCGACGAGGTCGTCGTAGGGCTGGGTCGCGCCGAGCCCGAAGGCCCACACGGTGGCGACGACCTCGGCGCCGTCACGGTAGGCCAGCAGCGAGTCGCGCAGGTCGGTGCAGACGCCGGTGACGCGTACGTCCCAGGCTCCCGTCTGCTCGTGACGCCCCCTGAGCAGGATCTCGTCGGCCACCGCGGCCAGCAGGGACTGCTTGTTGGCGAAGTGGTGGTAGAGCGCGCTGGGACGTACGCCGAGCTCGGTGCCGAGGCGGCGCATGGTCAGGTCGGCGAGACCGTAGTCGTCGAGGACCTCCAACGCGCGGGCGACGACGTCCTCACGGCGGTATCGCATGTTGCTCCCCAGGGGCCGGGTGGTGGGACGAAGTGGACGAAGACGTACGTCGACCTTAACCTGAACACCGTTCACCTGACCAAGGTTCAGGTCTGAGTACGCAGGAGCGAGTATGACCGAGTCCCCCACCAGCACGGACAAGACCCCCGCGGCCAAGGCGTCGCGTCTGGACACCACCGACCTCGCGCTGATCGCCGCGTTCGCGGCCCTGATCGCGGTCTGCTCCTACCTCGCGGCCATCCCGATGGGCGGCGCCGGCGTCCCGCTGACGCTGCAGGGTTTCGCGCTGCTGCTGACCGGCGCCCTGCTGGGCCCGCTGCGCGGCACGGCCGCGGTGGTGCTCTACCTGGTCCTCGGCGTCGCCGGCCTCCCGGTCTTCGCCGGCCACGCCTCCGGTCCCGGCGTCTTCGTCGGGGTGACGGGCGGCTACCTGTGGTCGTTCCCGATCATGGTGCTGGCTGTCGGCCTGCTCGTGAAGTACGTCCTGCGCGCCCGCCGCACCAACCCCCTCCTCGTCTTCGCCGCCTGCGTCGTGGGCGTCGTGATCAACCACGTCGGCGGCATCATCGGGATGGCCATCGTGCTCCGCGTCGGTCTGCCCGAGGCCGCGGCGTTCGACGCTCCCTACTGGATCGGCGACTTCATCAAGGCCGCCGTCGCCGCGGTCGTCGCCTCCCAGGTCCACCGCGCCTTCCCGAAGCTGCTCGCCCGACGTGCCTGAGATCCGCTTCGAGGCCGCCGAGATCCGGGTCGAGTCCCCGGATCTCGGCGGCTCACGCACCATCCTGCAGCCGACCACGCTGTCCCTGACCGAGCAGCGCATCGGGATCGTCGGCAGCAACGGCTCGGGCAAGTCGACCCTCGCCCGTCTCATCAACGGGCTGGTGCTGCCGAGCGCCGGGAGCGTCACCGTCGACGGCCTCGACGTGGCCCGGCAGGGCGCTGCGGTGCGCCGCCGCGTCGGGTTCACCTTCACCGATCCCGCCGCCCAGCTGGTGATGCCGACCTGTGTCGAGGACGTCGAGCTGTCGCTGCGCCGGACCGTGAAGGACCGCATACGCCGCAAGCAGGTCGCCCTCGAGACCCTGGCCCGCTTCGGGCTCTCCGAACGCGCCGAGGTCAGCGTGCATGCGCTCTCCGGTGGCCAGCGTCAGCTGCTCGCCCTGGCCGGGGTGCTCGCCACCTCGCCGGACGTGCTGGTCACCGACGAGCCGACCACGCTGCTCGACCTGCGCAACACCCGGATGGTCGGCGACCTGCTCTTCTCGCTGCCGCAGCAGCTGGTCCTCGTCACCCACGACCTCGACCTCGTACGCCGCTGCGACCGCGTCCTCGTCGTCGAGGACGGCCGGGTCTGCTACGACGGCGACGCCGACGCCGCGGTCAAGCACTACGTGAGGACGGTGAGCGAGGGATGAGCATGACGGTCGGGCTCTATCGCCCCGGCGACACCGTGCTCCACCGGCTGCCGGTGGGTGCCAAACTGCTCGGCCTGGCCGTCATCAGCGTCTCGATCGTGGTGCTGCGCGGGCCACTCCTCGCGGTCGGCTTCCTCGCGCTCGCTCTCGTCCTCGCCCTCGTCGGCCGGCTCGACCTGGCCGCCACCGCACGGGCGCTCCGCGCCGTACTCGTCATCGCCGTGTTGGTCGCGCTCCTGCAGTGGTGGCTGTTCACCTTGCCTCGGGCCGTGGAGTCCCTGCTCGACCTGGTCTCCCTCGCCCTGGTCGCGCTCACCCTGACCGTGACCACGCCGACCACCGAGATCCTCGACGCCGTGGTCCGTTGGATCCGCCCGCTGCGCGGCGTCGGGATCGACCCGGATCGCGTCGCCCTCACCATCTCGATGGCGATCCAGGCCCTGCCCGGCACCCTCACCCTCGCCCAGGAGACCCGCGACGCCGCCCGCGCCCGCGGCCTCGGCCGCTCCCCCAGGGCCTACCTCACCCCCTTCGTCATCCGCGTCGTCGCCCGCGCCCACGAGACCGGCGACGCCCTCAAGGCCCGCGGCCTCGGCGACTGACCCTCCCCGGCCGAATCGGTAGTTCTGGCGGCCGAATCTGTAGTTGTGGGTGACGAAAGTCGACTCTCGTCACCCACAACTACAGATTCGGCTTGCCATTTCGGCGGTCTCGGCGAGGGGTTACCAGCCGGGCGGGAGGCGGTGGTCCCAGAGTGCCGCGTCCTCGATCTGGGCCGCGAGGGAGAGCAGGAGGGGCTCCTCGGCGGGGCGGGCGGCGAGCATGACGCCGACCGGGAGACCGGAGGGGGTCCAGTGGAGGGGTAGGGAGATGGCGGGCATGCCGGTGACGTTCCAGGCCGAGGTCCAGGGGGTGAACTCCTTCTGGGCCTGGAAGTCGCGCGCCGGGTCGGCGTCGTCCCGGATCGCGCCGACCTTCGGCGGCGGGGTGGCGAGCGTCGGGGTGAGCACGGCGTCGTAGGGGGCCAGCGCCTCGAGCGCCACCGCCGCGAACCGGCGCAGCTCCGCGATCGCCAGGCCGAACTCCGGTCCGCTGACCGCCTCGCCGCGCTCGGTGAGCCATCGGGTCAAGGGCCGGATCTGAGACCGCTGGTCAGGGGTCAGATTGACCACCGACATGGCGGTCCCGACGGACCAGACCGTCTCGAAGACCGCGACCGCCTCGACCGGCAGTGGCCGCGGGATGTCGATGATCTCGTGGCCCAGCGACTCCAGCAGCGTGGAGGCGTTCTCCCAGGCAGTGACGCACTCGGGGTCGACCGTGGTCGGGGCGATCAGCGGTTCGATGAACCGGGCGATGCGCAGCCGCCCCGGCGGCCGATCGCAGGCGTCCAGGAACGGGAGCTGCTCCTCCGGGGCCCAGAACGGGTCACCCGTACGCCGCCCCGCGAGCACGTCGAGGAAGGCCGCCGCGTCCCGCACCGTCCGGGCGATCGGGCCGGCGGTGGCGAGACCGGCCGCGTCGCCGTACATCGGAGACGGCGAGATCCGCCCGCGGGTCGGCTTCAGGCCGACCAGGCCGCAGCACGAGGCCGGGATCCGGATAGAGCCGCCACCGTCGGAGCCCTGCGCGACCGGCACGAGCCCGGCGGCCACCGCCGCCGCGGCACCTCCGGAGGAACCACCGGCGATCCGCGTACGGTCCCAGGGGGTGACGGCGGGCGGCGCCACGTCCGGTTCGGTGTAGCAGGGCGAGCCGAACTCGGGGGTGTTGGTCTTCCCGAGCGAGATCATCCCGGCCGCCTCGATCGAGAGCGTCACGTTGTCGGAGACGTCGGGGACGAAGTCGGCGAAGGCCGCCGACCCGAAGGTCGTACGCACCCCGCGGGTGAGGTTGAGGTCCTTGATCGCGGTGGGTACGCCCCAGAGCGGTGAGGCGCCGACCGGCTTGACCGCGAGCTCACGGGCACACGTCGAGATCCGCTCCTCGGCCACGGTGACGAAGGCGCCCACGTCGTCGAGCCGGGCGATCCTGTCGAGATAGTGCTCGGCGAGCTCCCCCGGGGAGACCTCGCACCGATGTAGCAGCTCTCCCTGTTCCAGGGCGGTCAGATCATGAAGCTCGGCCACTCCAGCACACTAACGCCACTCGTCCTCGAGCATCGCGTAGTGCACCAATGTCGTCCACTCCCCCTTGAACCACTCGGCCTCCCGCTCGACGGCCTCCTTGCGCATCCCGAGCCGCTCGATCACCCGCGCGGAGGCCTCGTTGCGCTCGTCGACCCGGGCGGTCACCCGGTGCAGGCCGAGCCCGTCGAAGGCCAGGCCCAGCAGCGCCCGGGCGGTCTCGGTGGCGAACCCCTGCCCGTGGAACTCGGGGTTGAAGGCGTAGCCGATCTCTCCCGACCGCTGCTCCTTGCTGTGCCAGAAGAGCACGACGTCGCCGATCAGCCGCCCGCTGTCCCGGTCTTCGACGCCGAGGCAGAGCACCTCACCCTCCCGGCGCAGCACCGAGGGTCGCTTCCACGCCGCATAGGACTCGCGCAGCGCATCGCGGTCCTTCGGCACCGCCGGGATGTAACGGCACACATCCTCCCGAGACAGATAGGCGTGCAGGTCGTCGAGGTCGCGCTCGACGTCGATCGGTCGCAGCAGGAGCCGCTCGGTGGTGATCGGATAGTCCGGCGCCAGCACCGGCTCGCCCAGCTCCTGGAAGACGCTCAGGTGCACGTCGGCGGGCCCGTCGAGGCGTGCGTTGAGCGACTCCCACGGGGTGCGGGTCGGCGGCGCAACCAGCGCGGCGCCACCCTCCACCAGCCGGGAGGTGACGCCCGCGGAGTCCTCGACCTCGAACGCCACGCGTACGTGCCCGGCCACCGGGCGCCCGACCTCGACCTCGTCGATGTAGGCGTGCTGGGCGGGGTTGGCGAGCTCGAGCGTCGCCCGGCCGGCGTCGAGGATCGTCACATGGGCCTCACCCGGGCCGGAGTACGCGGCCTGCTCGGGAAGACCGAGGGTGTCGCGGTAGAACGCCACCGCCTCGTCATAGTCCTTCGCCTCGACCACCAGACGGAGCTGCTTCACGGGTCCACTCATGCCCGCAACGTACGGCCGAACGGCCCATCGTGCACGCGATAAATGACGAAGGTCAGGTCTCCCCCCGGAGAGACCTGACCTCGTGGTGCCGCCTGGACGGTGCTCAGGCGGCTGCGGGCTCGAAGCCCGCGAGCTTCTCGACGGCCTCGCGGAAGCGGGCCTGGGCGTCGGCGTCGGTGAAGACGTCGATCTCGTGGACGGGCTGGGAGACGATGGCGTCCTCGACGACGATGGCGCCACCGATAGCGGCCGAGCGGGCGGCATCGGCGTGGGACCACTTGGCGCCGTAGGGCGTCGGGGCGACGCCGACGACGGAGAGGACCTTGCCCTTGAGCACGCCGGCGGCGTACGGACGGGAGAGCCAGTCGATCGCGTTGTTGATCACGGCGGGCATGGTGCCGTTGTACTCCGGCGTCACGATGAGCACGCGGTCGGCCGCGTCGATCACCTTGCGGAACTGGGTCACGGCCTCGCCCGGGTCGGCCTCGAGGTCCTCGTTGAAGAACGGCAGCTCCGCGAGCCCGTCGACGATCTCCAGCACGACACCCTCAGGCGCCTCGGCGACGAGCTTCTCGGCGAGCTTGCGGTTGATGGAGTCGGCGCGGAGGCTGCCAACGAGTACGGCGATGCGGGTGTCGGTCACGGGTTCTCCTCGTAGAACGCGGAAAGTTCAATGTTGAACTGTCCAACGTCGTCCTCTCGGAGATTCATTCCGTGACAGCGGCCTCCGCGGGTGTGGTCTCGCCCACATGCCGGCGCAGGCCGAAGGTCAGGCCGTCGACCAGCGCCTCCCAGGACGCCTCGATCACGTTCGACCCGACGCCGACCGTCGTCCACGAGGTCACGCCGTCGGAGGTCTCGATCAGTACCCGCGTCTTCGCGTCGGTGCCGTGCCCCTGGTCGAAGATCCGCACCTTGAAGTCGATCAGGTCGAAGTCGGCGACGACCGGGAAGGCACGCGTGATCGCGGCCCGCAGTGCCTGGTCGAGCGCGTTGACGGGACCGTTCCCCTCTCCCGTGGAGACGTGACGTACGCCGTCGGCGTGGATCTTCACGATCGCCTCGGTGGTCGAGGCCGTCTCCGGGCCGCCGCCACGAGCCTCGGAGATGACCCGCCAGGACTCGACGTCGAAGAACGAGGGACGTACGCCGTCGACCTCCTCGATCAGGAGCAGCTCGAAGGAGGCGTCGGCCGCCTCGAAGGTGTAGCCCTGCTCCTCCAGCGCCTTCACCCGGTCGGTCACCCGGGTGACCAGGTCGCGGTCGTCGGAGAGGTCGTAGCCGAGCTCGCGGCCCTTGAGCTCGATCGAGGCCCGCCCGGCCATGTCGGAGACCAGCAGCCGCATGTCGTTGCCGACCCCGGCCGGGTCCATGTGCTGGTAGAGGTCGGGGTCGACCTTGATCGCGGAGGCGTGCAGCCCGGCCTTGTGGGTGAAGGCGGAGGCGCCCACGTAGGGCTGCCGGCCCGCGGGCGGCACGTTGGTCACCTCGGCGACCGCGTGGGCCACCCGGGTCGCCTCGCTCAGGAACCCGGTCGGCAGCACCTCGCGGCCGAGCTTGAGCTGCAGGTTGGCGACGACGGAGACGAGGTCGGCGTTGCCCGTACGCTCCCCGTAGCCGTTGATGCAGCCCTGGACGTGCATCGCGCCGGCATCCACGGCGGCCAGCGAGTTGGCGACGGCGCACCCGGTGTCGTTGTGGCAGTGGATCCCGACCGCTCCATGGGTGTGCTCGCGGACGTCGTGGACGACGTCGGCGACCCAGGACGGAAGCATCCCGCCGTTGGTGTCGCACAGTGCGACCACCTCGGCACCCGCCTCGTAGGCCGTCTTGAGGACCTCCAGCGCGTAGTCGCGGTTGGCCCGGTAGCCGTCGAAGAAGTGCTCGGCGTCGAGGAAGACCTGCTGGCCCTCCTCGCGCAGGTGGGAGACGGTGTCGCGGATCATCGCGAGGTTCTCCTCGAGCGTGGTGCGCAGCGCCAGCTCGACGTGGCGGTCGTGCGACTTCGCGACCAGGGTCACGACGCTCGCTCCGGAGTCCCGGAGAGCCGCCACCTGGGGGTCATCGGCCGCCTTGACCCCGGCCCTTCGGGTCGACCCGAAGGCCGCCAGCCGCGCGTGCTTGAGGTCGAGCTCATCGACGGCTCGGCGGAAGAACTCGGTGTCCTTCGGGTTCGCGCCAGGCCAGCCACCCTCGATGAACCCGACGCCCAGGCCGTCGAGGTGCCGGGCGATCGCGAGCTTGTCGGCGACGCTGAGATTGAGGCCCTCCTGCTGCGCACCGTCGCGCAGAGTGGTGTCGTAGACGTGGAATTCCATGGCTTCTGTGTCCTCGGGGTCGACCTGGGGCTGGGGGCTGGGGCTGGGCAACAAAAAACCCTCTCGGGAACGAGAGGGTGGCGCGTCGGGCAAGGCTCGACGCGCTAGCGAATGATGATGACGTGGTTCGTCATAGCCCTGATACTGCCACGAAATCTTTCTCCGTGGGACGGGCGTCTCACCAGCCGAGGAGCTCGACCCACCACGGCTCGTCGCCGCCGGAGAACTGCGAGCCCTCCTCGGCGAGGGTCTGGATCGGGAAGAGCGCCAGGGTGAGGACCACGGCGAACCCGAGGATCCAGGGCAGCCACCGCGCCGAGATCCGGTGGACCGCGGCGGTCACCGGGTCGCGCAGCCGGTCGCGGCCGGAGCCGGTCCACAGCGCGGTCACGAACGCCAGACCGGCCAGACCCAGGGCCGCCTCGAGGGAGAGCTGGAGGGCGTAGCCGATCAGCACCGCGGCCAACACGAACCCGAAGCCCCACACCCCGACGACGAACGTCTTCGGGAGCGAGCGGAGCAGCCGCCAGGGCGCACCGACCAGCAGCCGGGGCGCGTCGTGCCACTTGCGGCCGCGATACCAGCGCCAGCGGCGCAGGTCACCGGCGGCCAGGGTGGCGGCGCGGATCAGCCAAGCCCCACCGAGCACGGTCAGGAAGCCGACGCTCGGGAACGCGGCGATCACGCCGACGGTGACGGCGAGCAGGCCGAGCCAGATGGCCGCTCGGCGCACCTTCTCCAGCCGGGGGTCGTGTCGCGGGCCCACCGGCAGGGCGACCGGAGTGACCGGCGTGGTGGCCTTCTCCCGCTCGGCCCGGTCGCTCAGCGAGAGCTGCTCGACCGGCTTGTGCACGAACGGCCGGCGCGGCGTACGCAGCCACTCGCGGACCTCGTCCAGCGTCGGGCGGTCGGCGGGGTCGGGTGAGAGCGCCTGGCCGAGCAGCCCGCGCAGCGGCTGCGGCACCCCCTCCAGGTCGTGCTCGCCGCGCCGGGCCCGGTCCATGAGCTTCATCGGGTTGCCCTCGCCGAAGGGTGGGCGGCCGGTCGCTGCGTACGCCACCACGGAGGCCCACGAGTGCACGTCCGAGGCCGGGGTCGCCGGGTCGCCCACCGCGATCTCCGGCGGCAGGTAGCCGGGCGTGCCGATCAGCAGGCCGGTCACGGTGATCTTCGGGTCGTCGGCGACGCGGGCGAGCCCGAAGTCGATCAGGATCGGGGTGCGGCCCTCCATGATGATGTTGGCCGGCTTGATGTCGCGGTGGAGGACGCCGACGGCATGGCAGTCGGCGATGCCCTCGGCCAGGTCGCTGGCCAGCTGCTCGACGTCCTCCCGCGAGAGCGGCCCGTCGTTGATGATCCTGTCGTGCAGCGTCGGGCCCGGGACGTAGCGCGTCGCCAGCCACGGCACCTCGCCCCACGGGTCGGCGCCGACGACGCCCGCCACCCACCGGCTCCGCACCCGCTGCAGCGAGGAGACCTCGCGCGCGAGGCGCTGGCGGCCCTCCTCGTCACCCACGACCTGCGTACGCAGCACCTTCAGCGCCACTCGCTCACCGCTCGTGCGGTGGCCGGCCAGGTGGACCCGCCCCATCCCGCCCTGTCCCAGCAACGAGATCAGGTCGTAGTCACCAACGGTCTCCCGTTGGTTCGCCGGCAGGCGGCGTGGGGCTGTCGTCACCTGACAAACCTTATCGGCCGCGGCCGAGATCCGGCCGAGGCGTCACCCGCGTCGGCCGAGGTGGCACAGTCGTGCCACCTCGGCCGACCGGAGTGACGCTTCGACCTGCGTACCTGACGCCTCGGCTGACGCGACTGACGCCTCGGCCGTCGAGGGTCAGACGATCTTGCGCATCCAGCCGAAGGTGTCCTCGGCCCGGCCGAACTGGATGTCGACGAGCTGCTTGCGGATGGTCTTCCAGACCTCGCCGTCGCCGGCGGAGGCGATGGAGCCGCCGTTGTAGACGAGCTCGCCGACCGGGGTGACGACCGCGGCGGTGCCGCAGGCGAAGACCTCAGTGATCTCGCCGGACTCGACGCCGGACTTCCACTCGTCGATGGCGAACTTGCGCTCCTCGACGGTGTAGCCGAGCTTGCCCGCGAGCTCGATGATGGAGGCGCGGGTGATGCCCTCGAGGATGGTGCCGGTCTCGGGGGTGACGATCCGGCCGTCTGCGTGGACGAAGTAGAGGTTCATGCCGCCGAGCTCCTCGACGTACTTGCCCTCCTGCGCGTCCAGGAACACGACCTGGTCGCAGCCGTTGGCCGAGGCCTCGGCCTGGGCGACCAGCGAGGAGGCGTAGTTGCCGCCGGTCTTGGCCGCGCCCATGCCGCCGCGACCGGCACGGGTGTAGTCCTCGGTGAGCCAGATCCGCACCGGCTTCACGCCGCCCTTGAAGTAGGAGCCGGCGGGCGAGGCGATGACCATGTAGGTGACGTGCTGAGCCGGGCGAACGCCGAGGAACGCCTCCGAGGCGAACATGAACGGCCGCAGGTAGAGGCTCTTCTCGTCGGTCTCGGACGCCTCGGGCACCCACCGCTGATCGACCTTGACGAGGTCGAACACGGTCTGCACGAAGTCCTCGATCTCGAGGACGGGCAGCGCCAGCCGCTCGCTCGAGCGGGCCATCCGGGCGGCGTTCGCCTCGGGCCGGAAGGACCAGATCGAGCCGTCGGCATGCCGGTAGGCCTTCATGCCCTCGAAGATCTCCTGGGCGTAGTGCAGCACGGCTGCCGACGGGTCCAGGCTGATCGGCGCGTACGCCTCGATGCGACCGTTGTGCCAGCCCTGTTCGGGCGTCCACTCGACGGTCAGCATGTGGTCGGTGAAATGGTTGCCGAAGCCTGGGTTCGCCAGGACCTCCGCGAGCTGCTTGTCGGTGGCCGGTTGGGTCGACAATGTGGTGCTGATCTCCATGGGCATGAGATTAGTCCTGTTCTGCGAGAGCTGTGCTAATGCGGGCCGGGTAAGTGATGAGGACAGACGAAGGGCCGGGCGCAGAATCTCTGCGCCCGGCCCCGTCAGGGTTGAGCGTCTAGCTGGTTACGCGCGCGGCGATCGCGTCGCCGACCTCGGAGGTCGTACGCGGCTCGGAGCCGCGCTCGGAGAGGTCGGCGAGCACGGCGGCGTCGATGGTGGCGGCAGCCTCGGGGTGGCCGAG includes:
- a CDS encoding serine/threonine-protein kinase; translation: MTTAPRRLPANQRETVGDYDLISLLGQGGMGRVHLAGHRTSGERVALKVLRTQVVGDEEGRQRLAREVSSLQRVRSRWVAGVVGADPWGEVPWLATRYVPGPTLHDRIINDGPLSREDVEQLASDLAEGIADCHAVGVLHRDIKPANIIMEGRTPILIDFGLARVADDPKITVTGLLIGTPGYLPPEIAVGDPATPASDVHSWASVVAYAATGRPPFGEGNPMKLMDRARRGEHDLEGVPQPLRGLLGQALSPDPADRPTLDEVREWLRTPRRPFVHKPVEQLSLSDRAEREKATTPVTPVALPVGPRHDPRLEKVRRAAIWLGLLAVTVGVIAAFPSVGFLTVLGGAWLIRAATLAAGDLRRWRWYRGRKWHDAPRLLVGAPWRLLRSLPKTFVVGVWGFGFVLAAVLIGYALQLSLEAALGLAGLAFVTALWTGSGRDRLRDPVTAAVHRISARWLPWILGFAVVLTLALFPIQTLAEEGSQFSGGDEPWWVELLGW
- a CDS encoding branched-chain amino acid aminotransferase — encoded protein: MEISTTLSTQPATDKQLAEVLANPGFGNHFTDHMLTVEWTPEQGWHNGRIEAYAPISLDPSAAVLHYAQEIFEGMKAYRHADGSIWSFRPEANAARMARSSERLALPVLEIEDFVQTVFDLVKVDQRWVPEASETDEKSLYLRPFMFASEAFLGVRPAQHVTYMVIASPAGSYFKGGVKPVRIWLTEDYTRAGRGGMGAAKTGGNYASSLVAQAEASANGCDQVVFLDAQEGKYVEELGGMNLYFVHADGRIVTPETGTILEGITRASIIELAGKLGYTVEERKFAIDEWKSGVESGEITEVFACGTAAVVTPVGELVYNGGSIASAGDGEVWKTIRKQLVDIQFGRAEDTFGWMRKIV